A genomic region of Rhodococcus sp. B50 contains the following coding sequences:
- a CDS encoding acyl-CoA dehydrogenase family protein, giving the protein MNTMVAPTSPDIRTLLAGPFAEFDTLAATYRPVFARIAEGNLQRERTREFPYEQVRRLIDAGFSRLRIPRELGGDGATLQQVFLLLAELGEADPNVAHIFRNHLAFVEDRLNSPDHPSTEIWLERFRQGQFVGGGWTEASNTKFGEIGTRITTSEGVTRITGNKYYATGSLYADWLDVIGRNENDELVTALVAREQPGVTLLDDWEGFGQQTTASGSARYQDAVVDEHGTFPAEQRFAYQGLFYQTALLSVLVGIGRAAFRDGSDGLRRRTRNYPLGVNEVPPQDPLLQQQIGRIATRLFQAEAALEKQSATLDVVARAHARGDAEREKSALVDATVRTHEAQSVIVDSVLEITATIFDALGASATAVSSALDRHWRNARTLSSHNPRVFKERVLGDYYVNGTVPVGGSNPYAHPQGQGV; this is encoded by the coding sequence GTGAACACAATGGTCGCCCCCACTTCCCCCGACATCCGCACGCTCCTCGCAGGCCCCTTCGCGGAGTTCGACACCCTCGCCGCGACCTACCGGCCCGTCTTCGCCCGGATCGCCGAAGGGAATCTGCAGCGCGAACGGACACGCGAGTTCCCCTACGAGCAGGTCCGCCGGCTGATCGACGCCGGATTCTCACGGCTGCGCATCCCGCGCGAACTCGGCGGCGACGGCGCCACCCTCCAGCAGGTCTTCCTGCTGCTCGCCGAACTCGGCGAGGCGGACCCGAACGTCGCCCACATCTTCCGCAACCACCTCGCGTTCGTGGAGGACCGGCTCAATTCGCCCGACCATCCGTCGACGGAGATCTGGCTGGAGCGTTTCCGCCAGGGGCAGTTCGTCGGCGGGGGATGGACCGAAGCAAGCAACACGAAGTTCGGTGAGATCGGCACCCGCATCACCACGTCCGAGGGCGTCACTCGCATTACCGGCAACAAGTACTACGCCACCGGAAGCCTCTACGCCGACTGGCTCGACGTCATCGGTCGTAACGAGAACGACGAGCTCGTCACGGCTCTCGTGGCGCGGGAGCAGCCCGGCGTCACCCTGCTCGACGACTGGGAGGGCTTCGGGCAGCAGACCACTGCCAGCGGATCGGCCCGCTACCAGGACGCGGTCGTCGACGAGCACGGAACCTTCCCGGCCGAGCAGCGATTCGCGTATCAAGGACTCTTCTACCAGACGGCGCTGCTGTCGGTGCTCGTCGGCATCGGCCGCGCGGCCTTCCGCGACGGCTCCGACGGCCTGCGACGCCGCACCCGCAACTACCCGCTCGGCGTGAACGAGGTACCGCCGCAAGATCCGCTCCTGCAGCAGCAGATCGGACGCATCGCCACGCGACTTTTCCAGGCAGAGGCCGCCCTGGAGAAACAGAGCGCGACCCTCGACGTCGTCGCCCGCGCACACGCTCGCGGCGACGCCGAGCGAGAGAAGTCGGCACTGGTGGACGCCACCGTCCGCACCCACGAGGCCCAGTCCGTCATCGTCGACTCCGTTCTCGAGATCACGGCAACGATCTTCGATGCCCTGGGCGCCTCGGCGACCGCGGTCTCGTCGGCACTCGACCGGCACTGGCGCAACGCCCGGACGCTGTCCTCACACAACCCGCGCGTGTTCAAGGAACGTGTCCTCGGCGACTACTACGTCAACGGGACCGTGCCGGTCGGTGGCTCGAATCCGTATGCGCATCCGCAGGGACAGGGGGTCTAG
- a CDS encoding LLM class flavin-dependent oxidoreductase, protein MGNRREGHVLLGVNVLVYGYIPSAWRSPLLGARDFTERAYWERIGRLAERATLDAVFLADALNLGDPAYDANPIRLDPTVLWAHVARATERVGLLATASTTFNDPVELASRILTLDHISGGRAGWNLVTTRDNRSAANFGLPNIVARAERYERAAEFADLTRQLWTAAETGETVHFHGSHFDYDGDFVAPTSPQGRPVLFQAGGSPAGRDIAARYADGVFTAEITQETARDHYRLVKSAAAGHGRRPGEVKIMPGLLLTLGSTEEEAHRRVDELYDTSPSWYSAAWLTHAIGVDVTTLELDEPFPDEVINGPISETFQGSIGFRESILEQIRQTRPTVREYLRQTRYSGSGHGGFVGTPEQLVDRIEQWYLAGACDGFNLQPDILVEGLEVIADEVVPLLRARGLYRHEYETSTLRDHFRAAEPSRDEALHAVG, encoded by the coding sequence ATGGGCAACCGACGTGAAGGTCATGTGCTCCTGGGCGTGAACGTCCTCGTCTACGGATACATCCCATCCGCGTGGCGTTCCCCGCTGCTGGGCGCCCGCGACTTCACCGAACGCGCCTACTGGGAGCGGATCGGCCGACTCGCCGAACGCGCGACGCTCGACGCCGTCTTCCTCGCCGACGCGCTGAACCTGGGAGATCCGGCCTACGACGCGAACCCGATCCGCCTCGACCCGACAGTGCTGTGGGCGCACGTCGCACGGGCCACCGAACGGGTCGGTCTCCTCGCCACCGCGTCGACGACCTTCAACGATCCGGTGGAACTGGCGAGCCGCATCCTCACCCTCGACCACATCTCCGGGGGTCGTGCCGGGTGGAATCTGGTGACCACCCGCGACAACCGCTCGGCCGCGAATTTCGGTCTGCCGAACATCGTGGCACGCGCCGAACGGTACGAACGGGCCGCCGAATTCGCCGATCTCACCCGGCAGCTGTGGACCGCGGCGGAGACCGGTGAGACGGTGCACTTCCACGGTTCACACTTCGACTACGACGGCGATTTCGTCGCCCCCACCTCACCGCAGGGACGCCCGGTGCTCTTCCAGGCGGGCGGGTCACCCGCCGGCCGCGACATCGCCGCCCGGTATGCGGACGGCGTGTTCACCGCGGAAATCACCCAGGAGACCGCCCGAGACCACTACCGGCTGGTGAAGTCGGCCGCGGCCGGACACGGACGCCGGCCGGGCGAGGTGAAGATCATGCCCGGTCTGCTGCTCACTCTCGGTTCCACCGAGGAGGAAGCTCACCGCCGCGTCGACGAGCTGTACGACACCAGCCCCTCCTGGTACTCGGCCGCGTGGCTCACGCACGCGATCGGGGTGGACGTCACCACCTTGGAGCTGGACGAGCCGTTCCCCGACGAGGTAATCAACGGCCCGATATCCGAAACCTTCCAGGGCAGCATCGGTTTCCGCGAGTCGATCCTCGAACAGATCCGTCAGACGCGCCCCACGGTGCGCGAGTACCTGCGTCAGACCCGCTACTCCGGTTCCGGGCACGGCGGATTCGTCGGAACACCCGAGCAGCTCGTCGACCGGATCGAGCAGTGGTATCTCGCCGGTGCCTGCGACGGTTTCAACCTGCAACCCGACATCCTCGTCGAGGGCCTCGAAGTCATCGCCGACGAGGTGGTCCCGCTGCTCCGCGCGCGCGGCCTGTACCGGCACGAGTACGAGACGTCGACGCTGCGCGACCACTTCCGGGCGGCGGAGCCGAGTCGCGACGAGGCCCTGCACGCGGTGGGCTGA